The DNA sequence TCGATGTCCCGCAGCTCCATCACGCCCCCCGTGTCCTTCTGCGGCCCGGCAGTCCGGAGGCTGCCGAGCCGCAGAAGTATATGTTGATCACCGTTGCGCGGGCCGGAGAGTCATGTTCGGCGCGGTACGGCTCCGTCCTGCCGGCGGTAGAGGTCGCGCAGCAGGGAGATCTCGGCGCCGTGGTGGATCAGCTCCCTGTTGACGTGCAGGACGATGCCCTCCATGGGACGCCGCTCGGGACCCGCCGCGGGCGGATTCTCCAGGTCGGCGTCCGAGAGTTCGCGGACCCCGGCGTTCCATCTCTCGTACATCTCATCGAGCTGTCTCAGCGCCTCGTCGGCGGTCCCCGCGTAGGGGAACGTCCGGGAGTCGACGTCCTGGCCGCCGAAGTGCCATCCGACCCGATAGCCCAGACAGGAGACGATGACGTGCGCCAACCGCCAGGCAATCGTGGTCACCGGCGCGGGCTCCGGGCCGGGGGACGCGAAGTCCATCGTCCATTCCCCCGAGCCTTCCGGCATCGATGTGGCCGACGTGCCACGTGGGCGGATGCTCCAGCAGTCGCGCACCGGCTCCCAGAAGTACTCCTCATCGGCGAGACCGTCCAGCCGAGGCCGCAGGTTCTTGCGCCAGTGCCAGTCCAACTGCTCCGCGAGCTGCACGCTTCTTGTCATTTCCGCACACTACATACAGCGGAAACCCGGCTGTGCCCCTCGCGGACGCCGTCGTCGCACTGCCCAAGGAGTGAACGTGACCTCTGTCCGTGAGATCGAGATTCTGGCTGACGGCGCGCACGCCGGGCAGACCGACAAGATCGGCGTGCCGTACGTCGAGCATGTCCGGGCCGTGGCCGCCGGGCTCCGCCCCTTCGGCGACGAACTCGTCATGGCGGGCTTGTTGCACGACATCCTGGAGGACACCGACTGGACCGCCGAGCGACTGCGGAAGGCGGGGGTGCCGACCCGGGTCGTCGAGATCGTCGAGGCGGTGACCCGTCAGCCGGGCATGGCATACGACGAAATGATCCGCCGCGTCACCGCCGATCCCCAGGCGACCCTCGTGAAGATCGCCGACAACGCGCACAACAGCCACCCCGCCCGGGCCGCGCGGCTATCCGCCGACCAGCGAGAGCGCCTGGCGGCGAAGTACCGCGCCGCGCGCGCCGTGCTGTGGCCGGCGGCGAACCGGGACGACATCGAGGCCGTCGTCCGCCTCGTCAACCCGTCGCTGCTCGGCGAGTTGGACACTCACTCATGAGCAGCGCGGGCGTGACGGCGCTTCCACAGGTGGCACGCGAGTTCAACGCCGTCCGCTGATCCGCGCCCGCGACAACCCCGGCCCGCCACGAACCGTCCTGTCCCGTCCGGCCGCACCTCGCATTTCCCGGGTGTCGGGTGCGTGGTTTCCGGTGCGTGGTTTCCGGTGTGCTTCGTGCGTCCTCCCAATGGAGGAATCCGCGTGCCGGTAGCGCCATTTTCGCTTCCGGCATGGTCAAACTGGGCGGGAAATCTGGTTTCGCCATGAAATGATGGGAAATCAACGTGCTTTGCTGCCCATCCGGTTCTCTTTCACGCGCCGCGCGGCATCCCTGGTGCCCGATAGCGCCGCTGTGAGCCTCGCCGCCTCCTCACAGGCGTTCGCCGACTGGCCGCCCCGGTGTGAAGGCGGCCGTCGCGCACCAGGGTCACTGCCGTGGCCGGGCAGTGCACTCCCGGGCTTGTTCTCACTGTTCCGTACGGCGGGCGTGCGGGGGGCACCGTGCGCGTCGGCGGCAACGACCCGACCTACCTCACACTCTCTGCCCCCACCGACGCGAAGGAGAATGACGATGGAGCCCGTCTACGACGTAATGGCCCGCCTGCTCACCGAGCATTTCGGCGTGCCGGAGGATCAGATCCGCCCGGATGCCACCTTCGAGGCGCTGGAGTTCGACTCACTCGCCCGGCTGGAGCTGGGCATGGTGCTCGTGGACACCTTCGGCGTGAGCCTGCCCGAGGACCGGGTGGACATGACGCTCGCCGAAGCGGCCGAGTACCTCACGGCGGCCGTCGGCGCGGCGGAAGCGGCTGACCGCCTGCAGAAGTCGGTCCGGTGACAGCGCGGGACATGGCCGTCACAGGGCTCGGTCTCGTCACCCCCGCGGGCGTGGGTGTCGAGGAGTCCTGGACGGGGATCTGCGCCGGCAGCGGACTCGCGGCGCGCGACGAGGTCCTCACCGGTCTCCCCGTCGACTTCTCGTGCTGGGTGCCGGACTTCGACGCTGCCGCCCTGCTCGGCCCGCGGCTCACCTGGCGCATCGACCGGTTCACTCAACTCGCCATGGTGGCCGCCCGTCAGGCGGTGGCGGACGCGGCACTGGACCCTGAGGAGTGGGACGCGCCGCGGGTCGCCGTCGTCCTCGGCGTGGCTGCCGCCGGAGGTGACACCTGGACGGACGCCTACCGCCATCTCGCCGAGGGCCGCGTCAACGCCATCTCGCCGCTCACACTGCCGCGTTCGCTGCCCAACATGGTCGCAGGCGAGGTCTCGATGGACCTGCGCGCGACCGGGCCCTGCCTCACCACATCGACGGCGTGCGCCTCCGGGGCCACCGCTCTCGGCATCGCGCGCGACCTGCTGCGCTCCGGTTCCTGCGACATCGCGATCGCGGGCGGCACCGACTGCGCCCGGGTACCGATGGGGTCGGCCGCCTTCTACCGGCTCGGCGCCCTCTCCCAGCGCCGTGACGATCCGGCCGCCGCGTCCCGCCCCTTCGACGTGGACCGGGACGGCTTCGTACTCAGCGAGGGCGCCGGCGTCGTCGTCCTGGAGCGCCCGGAGCACGCCCGTGCCCGCGGCGCCCGGATCCGCGGCTACCTCGCCGGATACGGGGCCTCCGCCGACGGCTACCACGCCACCAGCCCCCGTCCGGACGGCGACGGCGCACGGCGGGCCGTCGAAGCGGCCCTCGCCGACGCCGGTTCCGAACCGGCGGAAGTCCACCACGTCAACGCCCACGGCACCTCGACCCCACAGGGCGACCGCATCGAGGCGAACATGCTCGGCACCCTCTTCGGGTCGGGCACACCCCCGGTGACCTCCGTGAAGGGTGCCATCGGCCACACGCTGGGCGCCGCCGGGGCAGTGGAGGCCGCGGTGACGGTGCTCTCCCTGGAGCGGCAGCTCGTCCCGCCCACCGCCAACCTCAACCAGCTCGACGAGGGCCTGGCCATCGACGTCGTCACCAAGGCGCCCCGGGCCCACCGGATGACGGGCGCCCTCAGCAACGCCTTCGGCTTCGGCGGTCAGAACGCGGTGCTCTTCTTCCGGGCCGCATGACGCCAGTGACCGCCCGCCCCCGTCTTGTGCTGCTGCTCGCCGCCCTGGTGGCCGCCCTCTGCGCGGTCGCGGGCGCGGGCACGCACGAGCGGCTCGCCAACGGGGGCTACACCGCGAAGGACACGGAGGCGGACCGGGCGGCCGCGGTGCTGGCCCGCGCGGGCGCGGCCCCGCCGGACCTGGTGCTCCTCGCCCGGTCCTCCACGGGGGTGGACGCGGCAGGTGCCCGACGGACGGGCCTCGGCCTCACGCGGGAGCTGGCCGCGGCCGACGGGGTGGCCTCGACCCGCTCGTACTGGATCACGTCCGACACGCTGCTGCGCTCCAAGGACGGGCGGGCCGCCCTGGTCACCGCCGACCTCGAAGGCGCCGACCGGGACGCGACAGCCACAGCCCGCGAGCTGGTCCCCGAGCTCACGGGCCACCGCGGGCCCCTGGACATCACCGCGACCGGCGCCTCCTGGGTGAGCGTGCAGGCCGCGGAGGCGAGCGCACGGGACCTCGTCACCGCCGAGTTGATCGCGGCGCCCCTCACCCTGCTGCTCCTCGCGGTGGCGCTGCGCTCGCTGCTCGCCGCCCTTGTGCCCGTCGTGATCGGCGCGCTCGCGGTCGTGGGCACGACGGCGCTGCTGCGGGCGCTGACGTACGCCATGCCGGTGTCGGTCTTCGCGATGAACCTTACGACGGCGCTCGGCTTCGGCCTCGCCGTCGACTACGGACTCTTCCTCATCACCCGGTTCCGCGAGGAGCTGGGCCACAGCCGTGCGGTGCCCGACGCGGTGGCGCGCACGGTGCGCACCACCGGACACACGGTGGTGGTCTCGGCCTGCACGGTGGCCCTCGCGATGGCGGCGCTGCTCGTGCTGCCGCTGCCGTTCCTGCGCTCCATGGCCTGCGCGGGCATGGCGGTGGCGCTCCTCGCGGCGGCCGCCGCCCTGGCCGTCGTACCGCCGCTGCTGCTTCTGCTCGGCGAGCGCATCGGCCGCACCGGGCGCCCCGACAGCCCGCTGTGGCGGCGGGCCGCGAAGGTGGTCACCCGGCGGCCGGCGCTGTACGGGATCGGCTGCGCGGTGGCCCTGGTGCTGTGCGCGATGCCGTTCGGGCACGTCCGGTTCGGGCTCATCGACGAGCGGACGCTGCTGGCGAGCACCGAGGCCCATGCGACGGGGGAGGAGATCCGGGGGCGCTTCGCCGCGCCCGCCGAGCGGACCCTCACGGTGGTACTGCCCAAGGCGGCTGACGCCGAGGCGTACCGGCGGCGGGTGGCCGCCCTGGACGACGTGGCCTCGGTCCGCCCCGCGAACGTGCCCGGGCTCGGCCCGGTGTTGACCGTCGTCGGCACCGCGGAACCCCAATCGGCCGCCGCGCAGCGGCTTGTGGCCGACCTCCGTGAGGCATCCCCCGAGGGCGCCCGGGTGGCGGGCCGCGCGGCGATGCTCGTCGACACCAAGGCGGCGGTGGCCGAGCGGCTGCCCCTGGCCGGCGGAGTACTGGCGGTCACCACCTGGGCGATGCTCTTCCTGCTGACCCGCAGCGTGCTGCTGCCCTTCAAGGCGCTGCTCGTGGGCGCGTTGAGCCTGACGGCGAGCTTCGGCCTGGTGGTGCACATCTTCCAGGACGGCCATCTACGGGGTGTGCTCGGCGAGTTCGCCGTCACGGGCGCGCTGGACCTGACGCTGCCCCTGCTCATGGCGGCCGTGGCCTTCGGACTCGCGATCGACTACGAGATCTTCCTGCTCTCCCGCGTGCGCGAGCAGTGGCTGCGGGGCCTGGACAACCGGGACGCCGTGGTGGAGGGCGTGGCCCGCACCGGGCGGCTCGTCACCACGGCGGCCCTCGCGGTGGCCCTGGTCACAGGAGTGCTCGCCACCTCCGGACTGACGGTCCTGAAGCTCCTCGGCACCGGGCTCGCCGTCGCCGTGCTCCTTGACGCCACCGTGGTCCGGGGAATCCTGGTCCCTGCCTTCCTCACCCTGGCGGGCCGCGCCAACTGGTGGGCGCCCGCGTGGCTGCCGCAAGGCGACCCGACCGGGGCACAGGGACGGGGAGTCCGTCGAAGTGCCCCTCTCGCGGACTCGGTCGAGAGCCATGCTGACGGTTGCCGCGCTATGACTCGCCGGTGATCCTGGCCGAGCCGATCGTCGCCGCGACGATCTCCCTGGCGGCGGTCCGGGTCGACGAGCCGGAGTTCAGGTTGGTCAGTGATGGCTGGTCGAGGGCGTGGACGACGAACTCGTAGGTGTTCACCGTCGAGGGCGAGCACGGCCCCTGGTAGCCGTAGAGGCTCGCGCTGCCGCGGTAGTAGACCTGCCGGGCTCCCGCCGGGACCGACGGCCGGTACGTGTGGTCGACGTTCTGGGGGAGTGAGGTCGTGCTCGGCGGGATGTCGTAGATGACCCAGTGGATGAGGTTGCCGTTGTCGAGGTCGCGCATGACGATCGCGTAGCTCTTGGCGGCGGCCGGAGCACCCGACCAGGTCAAGGGAGGCGATTCGTTCCTCTTGGCGGGGTCGCTCCCTCCGCCGCTGGTGCACTCGTGGACCTTGGGGATGACGCCGCCGTCGGTGAACGCGGTGCTGGACAGGGCGAACGCGCTCCGGGGTGCCGACGGCGCCGACGAAGCCGTGGCCGGCGAGAGGGCGGCGGCCCCGGTGATGAGCAGAGCGCACAGCACGATCCTTGCACTTCTCACTGGAGGCTCCCGAGGATGTTTGTGGTCGCTGAGGTGTCCGTGGCGCGAGAGCGGTATGCGTGCGGTGGAACCAGCGTATGCACCACGGGTTTTGACGTCATGTCACTTATCGATTCAATCGATGTACTTTTCTCGCTCTCACGAACCTGGAGGGCGCGAGCCTGCTGGGGACGCGTCTGCTGGGGACGAGCGTGCCGAGGACGAGGTCTTACGGAACGGTGACGCGGGCCGGTGCCACCGGCCGACGGCCCTCACCGCCGCCTAGCGTGGGCGGCATGCGGGTACTGGTCACCGGCGGCGCCGGGTTCATCGGAACACACCTCGTCGACGCGCTCCTTGAGCGCGGCCACGACGTCGTCTCCTACGACGCGCTCCTGGCATCGGCGCACACGGGTCCGGCGCGCGCGGCCCGCCCCGGGGAGCGGCTCGTCCTCGCGGACGTACGGGACGGGCAGGCCGTCACGGAGGCGCTGCGCGGCGTCGACGCCGTCTGCCACCAGGCGGCGATGGTGGGTCTCGGCAAGGACTTCGTGGACGCGCCCGCGTACGTCGGCTGCAACGACCTGGGCACAGCGGTGCTGCTCGCCGCGATGGCCGCGGCCGGGGTGCGGTGTCTGGTCCTCGCCGGGTCGATGGTGATCTACGGAGAGGGGCGGTACACGTGCGCCCGTCACGGTCCGGTGCGGCCGGGGCCGCGCGCCGACGTCGACCTGGCGGCGGGCCGCTTCGAGCCCCTCTGCCCGCTGTGCGGCGACGACTTGGCGCCGGGCCTGGTCCCGGAGGACGCGCCCGCCGACCCGCGCAACGTGTACGCGGCGACGAAGCTCCAGCAGGAGCACCTGTGCGCCGCGTGGGCCCGGAGCACCG is a window from the Streptomyces spectabilis genome containing:
- a CDS encoding MMPL family transporter, which gives rise to MTPVTARPRLVLLLAALVAALCAVAGAGTHERLANGGYTAKDTEADRAAAVLARAGAAPPDLVLLARSSTGVDAAGARRTGLGLTRELAAADGVASTRSYWITSDTLLRSKDGRAALVTADLEGADRDATATARELVPELTGHRGPLDITATGASWVSVQAAEASARDLVTAELIAAPLTLLLLAVALRSLLAALVPVVIGALAVVGTTALLRALTYAMPVSVFAMNLTTALGFGLAVDYGLFLITRFREELGHSRAVPDAVARTVRTTGHTVVVSACTVALAMAALLVLPLPFLRSMACAGMAVALLAAAAALAVVPPLLLLLGERIGRTGRPDSPLWRRAAKVVTRRPALYGIGCAVALVLCAMPFGHVRFGLIDERTLLASTEAHATGEEIRGRFAAPAERTLTVVLPKAADAEAYRRRVAALDDVASVRPANVPGLGPVLTVVGTAEPQSAAAQRLVADLREASPEGARVAGRAAMLVDTKAAVAERLPLAGGVLAVTTWAMLFLLTRSVLLPFKALLVGALSLTASFGLVVHIFQDGHLRGVLGEFAVTGALDLTLPLLMAAVAFGLAIDYEIFLLSRVREQWLRGLDNRDAVVEGVARTGRLVTTAALAVALVTGVLATSGLTVLKLLGTGLAVAVLLDATVVRGILVPAFLTLAGRANWWAPAWLPQGDPTGAQGRGVRRSAPLADSVESHADGCRAMTRR
- a CDS encoding beta-ketoacyl-[acyl-carrier-protein] synthase family protein encodes the protein MTARDMAVTGLGLVTPAGVGVEESWTGICAGSGLAARDEVLTGLPVDFSCWVPDFDAAALLGPRLTWRIDRFTQLAMVAARQAVADAALDPEEWDAPRVAVVLGVAAAGGDTWTDAYRHLAEGRVNAISPLTLPRSLPNMVAGEVSMDLRATGPCLTTSTACASGATALGIARDLLRSGSCDIAIAGGTDCARVPMGSAAFYRLGALSQRRDDPAAASRPFDVDRDGFVLSEGAGVVVLERPEHARARGARIRGYLAGYGASADGYHATSPRPDGDGARRAVEAALADAGSEPAEVHHVNAHGTSTPQGDRIEANMLGTLFGSGTPPVTSVKGAIGHTLGAAGAVEAAVTVLSLERQLVPPTANLNQLDEGLAIDVVTKAPRAHRMTGALSNAFGFGGQNAVLFFRAA
- a CDS encoding DinB family protein translates to MTRSVQLAEQLDWHWRKNLRPRLDGLADEEYFWEPVRDCWSIRPRGTSATSMPEGSGEWTMDFASPGPEPAPVTTIAWRLAHVIVSCLGYRVGWHFGGQDVDSRTFPYAGTADEALRQLDEMYERWNAGVRELSDADLENPPAAGPERRPMEGIVLHVNRELIHHGAEISLLRDLYRRQDGAVPRRT
- a CDS encoding HD domain-containing protein, with translation MTSVREIEILADGAHAGQTDKIGVPYVEHVRAVAAGLRPFGDELVMAGLLHDILEDTDWTAERLRKAGVPTRVVEIVEAVTRQPGMAYDEMIRRVTADPQATLVKIADNAHNSHPARAARLSADQRERLAAKYRAARAVLWPAANRDDIEAVVRLVNPSLLGELDTHS
- a CDS encoding YbhB/YbcL family Raf kinase inhibitor-like protein, which translates into the protein MRSARIVLCALLITGAAALSPATASSAPSAPRSAFALSSTAFTDGGVIPKVHECTSGGGSDPAKRNESPPLTWSGAPAAAKSYAIVMRDLDNGNLIHWVIYDIPPSTTSLPQNVDHTYRPSVPAGARQVYYRGSASLYGYQGPCSPSTVNTYEFVVHALDQPSLTNLNSGSSTRTAAREIVAATIGSARITGES
- a CDS encoding acyl carrier protein, which gives rise to MEPVYDVMARLLTEHFGVPEDQIRPDATFEALEFDSLARLELGMVLVDTFGVSLPEDRVDMTLAEAAEYLTAAVGAAEAADRLQKSVR
- a CDS encoding NAD-dependent epimerase/dehydratase family protein, translating into MRVLVTGGAGFIGTHLVDALLERGHDVVSYDALLASAHTGPARAARPGERLVLADVRDGQAVTEALRGVDAVCHQAAMVGLGKDFVDAPAYVGCNDLGTAVLLAAMAAAGVRCLVLAGSMVIYGEGRYTCARHGPVRPGPRADVDLAAGRFEPLCPLCGDDLAPGLVPEDAPADPRNVYAATKLQQEHLCAAWARSTGGRAVSLRYHNVYGPGMPRDTPYAGVASLFRSALARGEAPQVFEDGGQLRDFVHVRDVASAAATAAEAAGSRAAGSLTAYNTGSGEPHTVGEMARALALAHGGPAPVTTGAYRLGDVRHITADSARLRRELGWEPRTGFAEGMREFAGAPLR